A stretch of Monomorium pharaonis isolate MP-MQ-018 chromosome 7, ASM1337386v2, whole genome shotgun sequence DNA encodes these proteins:
- the LOC105835339 gene encoding choline-phosphate cytidylyltransferase A isoform X1, with product MSRKRIREETMLATVSHQNTVNGESASCSRENSPVHASICKEAPFSDDPEAIIERNACDYNTRITLKQARSGRVPRKIRVYADGIYDLFHQGHARQLLQAKNIFSNVYLIVGVCNDELTHSKKGRTVMTDLERYDAVRHCRYVDEVVRDAPWELDDEFIKRHKIDFVAHDDIPYMTDDGSDVYAKLKAKGMFVATQRTEGVSTSDIVARIVKDYDIYVRRNLARGYSAKELNVSFLNEKKFRLQNKFDDLKDKGKRVMENIGEKRMDMISKWEEKSRDFIDAFLLLFGREGRLSTIWNESKGRLMQALSPPASPKRDSSPSSSNSSNNDEDQTSPPPKKTGRFEFPQNNHYLSDDYSDDEEDHLRSK from the exons ATGTCTAGGAAGCGCATCAGAGAGGAAACTATGCTGGCTACCGTGTCCCACCAGAACACCGTCAATGGCGAGAGCGCGTCCTGCTCCAGGGAGAATTCTCCAGTTCATGCC TCAATTTGTAAAGAAGCACCTTTCAGTGATGATCCAGAAGCTATCATAGAGAGAAATGCATGTGATTATAACACACGAATTACCTTAAAACAAGCAAGAAGTGGTAGAG ttccTAGAAAAATTAGAGTTTACGCCGATGGTATTTATGATCTCTTTCATCAAGGACACGCGCGGCAACTTTTACAAgcgaagaatattttttcaaatgtttatcTTATTGTTGGAG tGTGTAACGATGAATTAACACATAGCAAAAAAGGAAGGACTGTAATGACAGACTTAGAAAGGTATGATGCCGTTAGACATTGTAGATACGTAGATGAAGTCGTTCGAGATGCACCGTGGGAACTTGatgatgaatttataaaaaggcATAAG ATTGATTTTGTCGCTCATGACGATATACCGTACATGACAGATGATGGATCGGATGTTTATGCTAAATTAAAAGCTAAAGGTATGTTTGTAGCCACACAGAGAACGGAGGGTGTTTCCACGTCGGACATCGTTGCGAGGATAGTAAAAGATTATGACATATACGTCAGAAGAAATCTCGCACGAGGTTACAGCGCAAAGGAACTTAATGTGTCTTTTCTCAAT GAGAAAAAATTTCGCCTACAAAACAAGTTTGATGACCTAAAAGATAAAGGAAAGCGAGTAATGGAAAACATTGGCGAGAAACGGATGGATATGATAAGCAAATGGGAAGAGAAATCTCGGGACTTTATCGATGCTTTTCTCTTGCTGTTTGGAAGAGAAGGCAGATtg TCAACAATTTGGAATGAGAGTAAAGGCCGTCTGATGCAAGCATTATCTCCACCGGCAAGCCCGAAAAGGGACAGTAGCCCAAGTAGTAGTAACAGTAGCAACAACGATGAAGACCAGACaag TCCACCACCAAAGAAAACGGGACGCTTTGAATTTCCACAAAATAATCACTATTTAAGTGATGATTATAGTGATGATGAAGAAGATCATTTACGCTCCAAATGA
- the LOC105835339 gene encoding choline-phosphate cytidylyltransferase A isoform X2, producing MTWGSQQNNNESILKNYNHQVSVYQERFPSICKEAPFSDDPEAIIERNACDYNTRITLKQARSGRVPRKIRVYADGIYDLFHQGHARQLLQAKNIFSNVYLIVGVCNDELTHSKKGRTVMTDLERYDAVRHCRYVDEVVRDAPWELDDEFIKRHKIDFVAHDDIPYMTDDGSDVYAKLKAKGMFVATQRTEGVSTSDIVARIVKDYDIYVRRNLARGYSAKELNVSFLNEKKFRLQNKFDDLKDKGKRVMENIGEKRMDMISKWEEKSRDFIDAFLLLFGREGRLSTIWNESKGRLMQALSPPASPKRDSSPSSSNSSNNDEDQTSPPPKKTGRFEFPQNNHYLSDDYSDDEEDHLRSK from the exons atGACTTGGGGATCCCAACAGAATAATAACGAgagtattttaaagaattataatcaTCAAGTTTCTGTTTATCAGGAAAGATTTCCA TCAATTTGTAAAGAAGCACCTTTCAGTGATGATCCAGAAGCTATCATAGAGAGAAATGCATGTGATTATAACACACGAATTACCTTAAAACAAGCAAGAAGTGGTAGAG ttccTAGAAAAATTAGAGTTTACGCCGATGGTATTTATGATCTCTTTCATCAAGGACACGCGCGGCAACTTTTACAAgcgaagaatattttttcaaatgtttatcTTATTGTTGGAG tGTGTAACGATGAATTAACACATAGCAAAAAAGGAAGGACTGTAATGACAGACTTAGAAAGGTATGATGCCGTTAGACATTGTAGATACGTAGATGAAGTCGTTCGAGATGCACCGTGGGAACTTGatgatgaatttataaaaaggcATAAG ATTGATTTTGTCGCTCATGACGATATACCGTACATGACAGATGATGGATCGGATGTTTATGCTAAATTAAAAGCTAAAGGTATGTTTGTAGCCACACAGAGAACGGAGGGTGTTTCCACGTCGGACATCGTTGCGAGGATAGTAAAAGATTATGACATATACGTCAGAAGAAATCTCGCACGAGGTTACAGCGCAAAGGAACTTAATGTGTCTTTTCTCAAT GAGAAAAAATTTCGCCTACAAAACAAGTTTGATGACCTAAAAGATAAAGGAAAGCGAGTAATGGAAAACATTGGCGAGAAACGGATGGATATGATAAGCAAATGGGAAGAGAAATCTCGGGACTTTATCGATGCTTTTCTCTTGCTGTTTGGAAGAGAAGGCAGATtg TCAACAATTTGGAATGAGAGTAAAGGCCGTCTGATGCAAGCATTATCTCCACCGGCAAGCCCGAAAAGGGACAGTAGCCCAAGTAGTAGTAACAGTAGCAACAACGATGAAGACCAGACaag TCCACCACCAAAGAAAACGGGACGCTTTGAATTTCCACAAAATAATCACTATTTAAGTGATGATTATAGTGATGATGAAGAAGATCATTTACGCTCCAAATGA